A stretch of Oncorhynchus gorbuscha isolate QuinsamMale2020 ecotype Even-year linkage group LG24, OgorEven_v1.0, whole genome shotgun sequence DNA encodes these proteins:
- the LOC124012101 gene encoding syntaxin-3-like isoform X7, which produces MDDFFAQIEEIRSSIDKIDESVAQAKKLYSTILSAPTPEQKTQDDLEAVTNDIKKAAGTARNKLKSIEKQLETNTEERSSADTRIRKSQHAILAKKFVEVMTKYNEAQTDFRDKSKGRIARQLEITGKTTTDEELEEMLEGGNAAVFTAGIMESGISKQALNEIEARHKDIVRLESSIKELHDMFVDIAMLVENQGGMIDKIESNMDQSVGFVERAVADTKKAAKFQQEARRGKLKRSVPDYPQFNLGGWINSGHSVCQEMHTALLRGDTLQSCLRPSTLSSSLSLFPFVFFSLSFSLSHTHTLSLSLFPFVFFSLFLSLPLFPSLSLSSFQACFYPQLLFPLQGYVSISFGSVAP; this is translated from the exons ATGGATGACTTCTTCGCCCAG ATTGAGGAGATTCGCAGCAGCATCGACAAGATAGATGAGAGTGTGGCGCAAGCAAAGAAGCTGTACTCGACCATCCTCTCCGCCCCTACGCCAGAGCAGA AGACGCAGGATGATTTGGAGGCAGTCACCAACGACATCAAGAAAGCAGCCGGCACCGCTCGCAACAAACTAAAGA GTATCGAGAAGCAACTTGAGACAAACACAGAGGAACGGTCGTCAGCAGACACGAGGATCCGGAAGTCCCAG CATGCCATCCTGGCCAAGAAGTTTGTGGAGGTGATGACCAAGTACAACGAGGCTCAGACAGATTTTAGAGACAAGAGCAAAGGCCGCATTGCCCGGCAGCTGGAGATCA CGGGAAAAACAACGACCGACGAGGAGCTGGAGGAGATGTTGGAAGGAGGGAACGCAGCCGTCTTCACCGCAGGG ATCATGGAGTCGGGTATATCGAAGCAGGCGTTGAATGAGATCGAGGCGCGGCATAAAGATATTGTGAGGCTGGAGAGCAGCATCAAAGAGCTTCATGACATGTTCGTGGACATTGCTATGCTGGTGGAGAACCAG GGCGGTATGATTGACAAGATTGAGAGCAACATGGACCAATCGGTGGGCTTCGTAGAGCGGGCTGTTGCCGACACCAAGAAAGCAGCGAAATTTCAGCAGGAGGCCCGTAGG GGGAAGTTGAAGAGGAGTGTCCCAGATTACCCCCAGTTTAACCTGGGTGGATGGATCAACAGTGGTCACTCTGTCTGTCAAGAGATGCATACAGCGCTACTCAGAGGAGACACACTTCAGTCTTGCTTAAGGCCTTCCACCCTttcgtcttctctctccctctttccttttgtctttttctctctttctttctctctctctcacacacacacactctctctctccctctttcctttcgtctttttctctctttttctctctctccctcttttcccctctctctctctttcctcttttcagGCATGCTTCTACCCACAGCTCCTTTTCCCACTTCAAGGATATGTGTCAATTAGCTTTGGTAGTGTGGCTCCTTAA
- the LOC124012101 gene encoding syntaxin-3-like isoform X6: protein MKDRLEQLKAKSDVAGDDVEIPVENQAFMDDFFAQIEEIRSSIDKIDESVAQAKKLYSTILSAPTPEQKTQDDLEAVTNDIKKAAGTARNKLKSIEKQLETNTEERSSADTRIRKSQHAILAKKFVEVMTKYNEAQTDFRDKSKGRIARQLEITGKTTTDEELEEMLEGGNAAVFTAGIMESGISKQALNEIEARHKDIVRLESSIKELHDMFVDIAMLVENQGGMIDKIESNMDQSVGFVERAVADTKKAAKFQQEARRGKLKRSVPDYPQFNLGGWINSGHSVCQEMHTALLRGDTLQSCLRPSTLSSSLSLFPFVFFSLSFSLSHTHTLSLSLFPFVFFSLFLSLPLFPSLSLSSFQACFYPQLLFPLQGYVSISFGSVAP from the exons ATGAAAGACCGATTGGAACAGTTGAAGGCG AAAAGTGATGTGGCTGGGGACGATGTGGAGATTCCAGTGGAGAACCAAGCCTTTATGGATGACTTCTTCGCCCAG ATTGAGGAGATTCGCAGCAGCATCGACAAGATAGATGAGAGTGTGGCGCAAGCAAAGAAGCTGTACTCGACCATCCTCTCCGCCCCTACGCCAGAGCAGA AGACGCAGGATGATTTGGAGGCAGTCACCAACGACATCAAGAAAGCAGCCGGCACCGCTCGCAACAAACTAAAGA GTATCGAGAAGCAACTTGAGACAAACACAGAGGAACGGTCGTCAGCAGACACGAGGATCCGGAAGTCCCAG CATGCCATCCTGGCCAAGAAGTTTGTGGAGGTGATGACCAAGTACAACGAGGCTCAGACAGATTTTAGAGACAAGAGCAAAGGCCGCATTGCCCGGCAGCTGGAGATCA CGGGAAAAACAACGACCGACGAGGAGCTGGAGGAGATGTTGGAAGGAGGGAACGCAGCCGTCTTCACCGCAGGG ATCATGGAGTCGGGTATATCGAAGCAGGCGTTGAATGAGATCGAGGCGCGGCATAAAGATATTGTGAGGCTGGAGAGCAGCATCAAAGAGCTTCATGACATGTTCGTGGACATTGCTATGCTGGTGGAGAACCAG GGCGGTATGATTGACAAGATTGAGAGCAACATGGACCAATCGGTGGGCTTCGTAGAGCGGGCTGTTGCCGACACCAAGAAAGCAGCGAAATTTCAGCAGGAGGCCCGTAGG GGGAAGTTGAAGAGGAGTGTCCCAGATTACCCCCAGTTTAACCTGGGTGGATGGATCAACAGTGGTCACTCTGTCTGTCAAGAGATGCATACAGCGCTACTCAGAGGAGACACACTTCAGTCTTGCTTAAGGCCTTCCACCCTttcgtcttctctctccctctttccttttgtctttttctctctttctttctctctctctcacacacacacactctctctctccctctttcctttcgtctttttctctctttttctctctctccctcttttcccctctctctctctttcctcttttcagGCATGCTTCTACCCACAGCTCCTTTTCCCACTTCAAGGATATGTGTCAATTAGCTTTGGTAGTGTGGCTCCTTAA
- the LOC124012101 gene encoding syntaxin-3-like isoform X8, translating to MKDRLEQLKAKSDVAGDDVEIPVENQAFMDDFFAQIEEIRSSIDKIDESVAQAKKLYSTILSAPTPEQKTQDDLEAVTNDIKKAAGTARNKLKSIEKQLETNTEERSSADTRIRKSQHAILAKKFVEVMTKYNEAQTDFRDKSKGRIARQLEITGKTTTDEELEEMLEGGNAAVFTAGIMESGISKQALNEIEARHKDIVRLESSIKELHDMFVDIAMLVENQGGMIDKIESNMDQSVGFVERAVADTKKAAKFQQEARRKQMMIMCCCVILCVIGGSFLYSFIK from the exons ATGAAAGACCGATTGGAACAGTTGAAGGCG AAAAGTGATGTGGCTGGGGACGATGTGGAGATTCCAGTGGAGAACCAAGCCTTTATGGATGACTTCTTCGCCCAG ATTGAGGAGATTCGCAGCAGCATCGACAAGATAGATGAGAGTGTGGCGCAAGCAAAGAAGCTGTACTCGACCATCCTCTCCGCCCCTACGCCAGAGCAGA AGACGCAGGATGATTTGGAGGCAGTCACCAACGACATCAAGAAAGCAGCCGGCACCGCTCGCAACAAACTAAAGA GTATCGAGAAGCAACTTGAGACAAACACAGAGGAACGGTCGTCAGCAGACACGAGGATCCGGAAGTCCCAG CATGCCATCCTGGCCAAGAAGTTTGTGGAGGTGATGACCAAGTACAACGAGGCTCAGACAGATTTTAGAGACAAGAGCAAAGGCCGCATTGCCCGGCAGCTGGAGATCA CGGGAAAAACAACGACCGACGAGGAGCTGGAGGAGATGTTGGAAGGAGGGAACGCAGCCGTCTTCACCGCAGGG ATCATGGAGTCGGGTATATCGAAGCAGGCGTTGAATGAGATCGAGGCGCGGCATAAAGATATTGTGAGGCTGGAGAGCAGCATCAAAGAGCTTCATGACATGTTCGTGGACATTGCTATGCTGGTGGAGAACCAG GGCGGTATGATTGACAAGATTGAGAGCAACATGGACCAATCGGTGGGCTTCGTAGAGCGGGCTGTTGCCGACACCAAGAAAGCAGCGAAATTTCAGCAGGAGGCCCGTAGG AAGCAGATGATGATCATGTGCTGCTGTGTCATTCTCTGTGTCATCGGAGGGTCCTTCCTCTACAGCTTTATCAAATAG